Part of the Streptomyces sp. RFCAC02 genome is shown below.
CTGGGGCCGGATCCTCGACATCACCGAGGGCGCCGTCCTCCTGTCGCTGATCCCCCTGTGCCTGGCCGTGCTCGACGTCTACGCCGGGGCCCGGGGCCTGACCAGTGCCTGAAGCGGCCCTCCGGCCTGCCCGGATGTGCCCCGGGCGGCGATCTGTTGTACCGTGCTCACTGGCCGTTTGCGTACGCGCCCCCGGCATCGCCTGGAGGAAGCGCTCAGCGGACCCCGCCTCCCGAGTTCAGGAAGCTCCCCCGCGCATCAGGCGAGGGCACTCGGTGGCCCGATCGGACAACCCGAGGAGTACGTGTGTCGTCGCTCGACGCCGCCACGAAGAAGCAGATCATCGCCGAGTTCGCCACCCAGGAGGGCGACACCGGCTCCCCCGAGGTCCAGGTCGCTCTGCTGACCCGCCGCATCACGGACCTCACCGAGCACCTGAAGACCCACAAGCACGACCACCACTCGCGCCGGGGCCTGCTGCTCCTCGTCGGCCAGCGCCGCCGCCTGCTGCAGTACCTGGCCCGCAAGGACATCCAGCGCTTCCGCGCCCTGGTCGAGCGCCTCGGCATCCGCCGCGGCGCGGCGGGCGCGAGGTAGTACGCCCACGAGGGAGCGGCCACCACTGACGGGGCCGCTCCCTTCGCCGTACAACGGCGCGTACGCACGGCCGGGCGCCGCCCCCGCACCATCGGCGGACCGACACCGGGCCGTACGCCCGGCGTCTTTGTACGCTTGACCCGACGCACTGTTCCAGAAGACCCAGCGAGACGACGCAGGAGGCGGAGCGCCTGCCGAACTGCCGCCGGTCCTCGGTAGTGGCCCCCGGGCGGCGCCCGGGAGCTTCGATCGAAGGCCGGCCCGTACGGAGGTGCTCCACCGTCCCCGCCCCCGGAGGGGCGCAGAAGAGGAGACAACACAAGGTGGAGAACGAGACCCACTACGCCGAGGCCGTCATCGACAACGGCGCCTTCGGCACCCGCACCATCCGCTTCGAGACCGGCCGCCTGGCCAAGCAGGCCGCGGGCTCCGCGGTCGCCTACCTGGACGACGACACCATGGTGCTGTCGGCCACGACCGCGTCGAAGCACCCCAAGGACCAGCTCGACTTCTTCCCCCTCACGGTCGACGTCGAGGAGCGGATGTACGCGGCCGGCAAGATCCCCGGCTCCTTCTTCCGCCGTGAGGGCCGCCCGTCCGA
Proteins encoded:
- the rpsO gene encoding 30S ribosomal protein S15, whose amino-acid sequence is MSSLDAATKKQIIAEFATQEGDTGSPEVQVALLTRRITDLTEHLKTHKHDHHSRRGLLLLVGQRRRLLQYLARKDIQRFRALVERLGIRRGAAGAR